A genomic segment from Nitrospinota bacterium encodes:
- a CDS encoding chemotaxis protein CheD has translation MDGRKSENIGNNIIVGVGEMAVSGDAGTKIKTYGLGSCVAVIVRDPISGITGMVHVALPDSNIDRGIAEERPGYFANTGIPALINMMHDCGSTINTSKMIVKIAGGAQTLDENNVFEIGNRNVTAIKRILWMNNMSPVSADTGGHLSRTVLAYVSSGTVKIYDSSGNCREL, from the coding sequence ATGGATGGGCGAAAAAGCGAAAACATTGGAAATAATATAATAGTTGGCGTTGGGGAAATGGCTGTGTCGGGAGATGCAGGCACGAAAATTAAAACATATGGACTTGGTTCCTGCGTTGCGGTCATAGTGCGGGATCCGATTTCTGGGATAACCGGCATGGTTCATGTAGCGCTTCCGGATTCAAATATAGACAGGGGTATTGCCGAAGAGCGCCCTGGATATTTTGCCAACACAGGTATCCCGGCGCTGATAAATATGATGCATGATTGTGGATCCACAATTAATACTAGCAAAATGATTGTGAAAATCGCTGGTGGAGCGCAAACCTTGGATGAAAATAATGTGTTTGAAATAGGCAACCGGAATGTCACAGCGATTAAAAGGATCCTATGGATGAACAATATGAGCCCTGTTTCGGCTGATACGGGCGGACATTTGAGTAGAACTGTATTGGCATATGTTTCCTCTGGCACGGTAAAGATCTATGACTCTTCAGGGAACTGCCGGGAATTGTAA
- a CDS encoding chemotaxis response regulator protein-glutamate methylesterase, with protein MSHKIRVLVVDDSALVRDTLSKGLSMDPGIEVVGSAADPFIARDKIIELKPDVLTLDVEMPRMDGVQFLKLLMPQYPIPTVMVSSLTQKGKQITFDALDAGAVDFVSKPTSNISRGLNGMMVQLRTKVKIASTANVSHWKGKRENLFKVDVKASKALAESTDKVIAIGASTGGTEAIRKVLEKFPVNAPGTVIVQHMPPGFTKLFAERLNKIVPMEVREATTGDRIIPGRALIAPGEKHMTVIRSGGHYEVVCKEGEKVSGHMPSVDVLMHSVAQHVGKNGYGIMLTGMGRDGAEGMLAMKKSGAKNVAQDEKTSVVFGMPNEAYKYGGADQLIPIDDIAHTVINMITGGKND; from the coding sequence ATGTCGCATAAAATCAGGGTATTGGTTGTGGATGATTCCGCCCTTGTTAGGGATACGCTTTCCAAGGGGCTTTCAATGGATCCGGGTATTGAAGTTGTGGGAAGCGCGGCTGATCCCTTTATTGCGAGGGATAAAATTATCGAACTGAAGCCGGATGTTCTCACGCTTGACGTCGAAATGCCTAGAATGGACGGGGTCCAGTTTTTGAAATTGTTGATGCCTCAGTATCCGATACCAACGGTAATGGTGAGCTCGCTCACCCAGAAGGGGAAACAGATAACGTTTGACGCTTTGGATGCCGGCGCGGTCGATTTTGTTTCAAAGCCTACCTCAAATATATCGCGCGGGTTGAACGGTATGATGGTTCAGCTAAGGACAAAGGTGAAAATAGCATCTACCGCGAATGTCTCTCACTGGAAAGGTAAACGGGAGAACCTGTTCAAGGTCGACGTAAAGGCCTCAAAGGCTCTCGCGGAATCTACCGACAAGGTAATAGCCATCGGGGCGTCTACCGGAGGAACCGAAGCCATAAGAAAGGTGCTGGAGAAATTTCCAGTAAATGCTCCAGGAACGGTTATCGTTCAGCATATGCCGCCAGGATTTACAAAACTATTCGCGGAACGGTTAAACAAGATAGTGCCGATGGAGGTCAGGGAAGCAACTACAGGAGACAGGATAATTCCAGGAAGGGCTCTTATTGCCCCTGGTGAAAAGCATATGACGGTAATACGGTCGGGTGGGCATTACGAAGTGGTTTGCAAGGAAGGTGAAAAAGTGAGCGGTCATATGCCTTCTGTGGACGTATTGATGCATTCTGTGGCCCAGCATGTCGGGAAAAACGGGTATGGAATAATGCTGACCGGAATGGGGCGTGACGGAGCAGAAGGGATGCTCGCAATGAAAAAAAGCGGTGCGAAAAATGTCGCACAGGATGAAAAAACATCAGTGGTGTTCGGTATGCCAAACGAGGCTTATAAATATGGAGGGGCAGATCAACTCATTCCAATAGACGATATTGCTCACACAGTCATAAACATGATTACAGGAGGCAAAAATGATTAA
- a CDS encoding protein-glutamate O-methyltransferase CheR, which produces MIMSNIMNDKTDIQNLLPEGFPVRSTGISSDEFNLIRTLVYEKMGINLSDQKRALVVGRLQNNLRTNGFSSFKQYYEYILGDSSGQALVDLADSISTNYTYFYREHGHFEYLIEHALPDVIEQLKRRNSRDIRIWCAASSTGEEPYLLAMILRESLGQEFHQWDTGVLATDISGTALKTAMEGVYSADKVSRVPQNYKLKYFTKQSNNMYAVSSDIKRMVTFRRFNLINKVFPFKKRFDIIFCRNVMIYFDQETRNSLVDKLYDFTTVGGYLFVGHSETLDRRATDYTYVKPAIYRKEPYNVA; this is translated from the coding sequence ATGATAATGAGTAACATCATGAACGACAAAACAGACATACAAAATCTCTTGCCTGAGGGGTTCCCCGTAAGGTCGACAGGCATTTCCTCAGATGAATTCAATCTTATCAGAACGCTTGTTTATGAAAAGATGGGGATTAATCTTAGCGATCAAAAACGGGCGCTCGTAGTCGGCCGTTTGCAAAACAATCTTCGCACAAACGGTTTCAGCAGTTTTAAGCAGTATTACGAATATATTCTTGGTGATTCGTCCGGCCAGGCGCTAGTGGATCTCGCAGATTCCATTTCCACAAATTATACATATTTTTACCGCGAGCATGGTCACTTTGAATATCTGATCGAACATGCACTGCCCGATGTAATTGAACAATTAAAAAGACGCAATTCGCGCGATATCCGTATCTGGTGCGCTGCTTCATCCACAGGCGAAGAGCCATATCTTCTAGCGATGATTTTACGAGAAAGTCTTGGCCAGGAATTTCATCAATGGGATACGGGTGTGCTGGCGACTGATATCTCGGGTACAGCGTTAAAAACGGCAATGGAAGGGGTTTATTCAGCTGATAAGGTCAGCAGGGTGCCTCAGAATTACAAACTGAAATATTTCACTAAGCAGAGCAACAATATGTATGCGGTATCTAGTGATATCAAAAGAATGGTTACGTTCAGAAGATTTAATCTCATTAACAAGGTATTTCCGTTCAAGAAAAGATTCGACATAATCTTTTGCCGGAATGTGATGATCTATTTTGACCAGGAAACGCGCAATAGTCTGGTGGACAAACTTTACGATTTTACTACAGTCGGCGGATATCTTTTTGTTGGTCATTCTGAAACTCTGGATAGAAGGGCTACGGATTATACATATGTGAAGCCGGCAATCTACAGAAAAGAGCCGTATAATGTCGCATAA
- a CDS encoding methyl-accepting chemotaxis protein, translated as MKYVANMKIGKKIALMLLPLLMSFLFFAVNGIVEKKNISEEMSALYELSDLAVKLSALVHETQKERGATAGFLGSKGNSFGTILSDQRKQTDVKTAELKQFLETFDALYFGAELKKALDHNLEDLEEIESIRSSVAKLDIETGKAIGYYTDMNAGFLDIIASMVKICSNAEISTMTMTYSNFLKGKERAGIERAVGSNTFAADKFGKGMFNKYSELVSQQKVYTELFVLLATEGQIAYFNDKMKSPAVSEVENMRNILFEKSDTGMFGISSTKWFETITVKINLLKEVEDRLSGDLKQKAGDLKQGAYQAMLFYLTLSAVVLVISIALGVVIGRDISGPIARMMSLIDELSKGRLDVSLKMERKDEIGMMVTSLNAFAENLSDVIGEINMAADQVSTSSDQVSSASQSLSQGSTESAASLEQITSSLTQIGSQTKLNAENATQANTLSTEARKMAEDGNQQMDEMVAAVAEINESSKNISKIIKAIDEIAFQTNLLALNAAVEAARAGRHGKGFAVVAEEVRNLAARSAKAAEETADLIEGSVKKAENGATIASRTSKSLTDIVRGVTKVADLVEEIAGASNEQAQGISQVSQALGQIDQVTQQNTANAEQSAAASEELAGQAINLKEMLSRFRTREQNYGRNGENRNGSESSDYPIHERSHTHEQNAMDDEWDMGTDEEVVAAYGSDGNREESFN; from the coding sequence ATGAAGTACGTAGCCAATATGAAGATAGGAAAGAAAATAGCGCTCATGTTGTTACCGTTATTGATGAGTTTTCTTTTCTTTGCAGTTAACGGAATAGTTGAAAAGAAAAACATATCGGAGGAGATGAGCGCGCTTTATGAACTGTCGGATCTGGCAGTGAAGTTAAGCGCTTTGGTGCACGAAACTCAGAAAGAAAGAGGGGCCACAGCGGGCTTTCTGGGGAGCAAGGGAAACTCTTTTGGCACGATATTAAGCGACCAGAGAAAGCAAACTGACGTTAAAACCGCAGAGTTAAAGCAGTTTCTGGAAACTTTTGACGCGTTATACTTTGGCGCAGAGTTGAAAAAAGCTCTTGATCATAACCTGGAGGACTTGGAGGAGATCGAAAGTATAAGAAGCTCAGTTGCCAAGCTTGATATAGAGACTGGCAAAGCTATCGGATATTACACCGACATGAACGCTGGGTTTCTCGACATTATTGCATCCATGGTAAAAATATGTTCGAACGCTGAGATTTCTACGATGACAATGACTTACTCGAATTTTCTTAAGGGTAAAGAAAGAGCAGGGATTGAGCGAGCCGTCGGTAGCAATACCTTTGCCGCCGACAAGTTCGGGAAAGGGATGTTTAACAAGTATAGTGAGCTGGTATCACAGCAAAAGGTTTATACGGAGCTGTTTGTTCTGCTAGCTACTGAAGGCCAGATAGCGTATTTCAATGACAAAATGAAAAGTCCGGCTGTAAGCGAAGTGGAAAATATGCGTAATATTCTTTTTGAGAAATCCGATACCGGGATGTTCGGCATAAGCTCTACCAAATGGTTCGAAACCATCACGGTAAAAATAAATCTATTGAAGGAGGTAGAAGATCGTCTTTCAGGAGATCTGAAACAGAAAGCCGGAGATCTGAAGCAAGGAGCATATCAGGCAATGCTTTTCTATCTTACGTTAAGCGCTGTTGTCCTGGTTATTTCTATCGCGCTTGGAGTTGTGATCGGCAGGGATATTTCCGGGCCGATAGCGAGAATGATGTCGCTTATTGATGAGCTTTCCAAAGGTAGGCTTGATGTAAGTTTAAAGATGGAAAGAAAAGACGAAATTGGGATGATGGTAACGTCTTTAAACGCATTCGCCGAAAACCTGAGCGATGTGATTGGCGAAATAAATATGGCGGCAGACCAGGTCTCAACCAGTTCTGACCAGGTCTCCTCCGCTAGCCAATCACTGTCGCAAGGTTCTACCGAATCAGCCGCCTCGCTTGAACAGATCACCAGTTCGCTAACTCAGATCGGTTCACAGACAAAGCTTAACGCCGAAAACGCAACGCAGGCGAACACTCTTTCTACTGAAGCGCGAAAAATGGCGGAGGATGGAAATCAGCAAATGGATGAGATGGTCGCCGCAGTCGCGGAGATCAATGAATCGAGCAAGAATATTTCGAAAATCATCAAGGCAATAGACGAAATCGCGTTCCAGACGAACCTGCTTGCGTTGAATGCGGCTGTTGAGGCGGCTCGCGCCGGGCGTCATGGCAAAGGTTTCGCGGTTGTCGCCGAAGAGGTGAGGAATCTGGCGGCAAGGAGCGCAAAGGCGGCGGAAGAGACGGCAGATCTTATAGAGGGATCCGTAAAGAAGGCCGAAAACGGCGCTACCATCGCAAGCAGAACTTCAAAATCGCTTACCGATATAGTCCGTGGCGTAACAAAGGTCGCCGACCTGGTTGAAGAAATAGCCGGGGCTTCCAACGAGCAGGCGCAGGGAATATCCCAGGTTAGTCAGGCTCTTGGTCAGATCGATCAGGTGACCCAGCAAAATACTGCAAATGCCGAACAGTCGGCCGCGGCTTCCGAGGAGTTGGCGGGTCAGGCGATTAATCTCAAGGAAATGCTCTCCAGGTTCAGGACCAGGGAACAAAATTATGGAAGAAACGGAGAAAACAGGAACGGATCTGAAAGCTCCGATTACCCGATCCATGAAAGGAGTCATACGCATGAACAAAATGCTATGGATGACGAGTGGGATATGGGCACTGATGAGGAAGTTGTGGCGGCATATGGAAGTGACGGAAACAGGGAGGAAAGCTTCAACTGA
- a CDS encoding chemotaxis protein CheW, with the protein MMECNNELADELFVSHSGDDSQKDLFLTFELGSEIFGIAICNIAEITGLQGIVERSNTDKYLSERLGFHGKSIPLIDLRSLFGMPHREYDYCSCAIIIEIDGLSAGLVVDRVREVVKIPGSDIEQVDYHSNNAVLNYAIGMEKNKEKRKVLLNVQELFASVNRRTAEGSRK; encoded by the coding sequence ATGATGGAATGCAACAATGAATTGGCAGATGAACTGTTTGTGTCTCACTCTGGAGATGATTCGCAAAAAGATCTGTTCCTTACATTTGAACTGGGATCTGAAATATTTGGCATTGCGATATGCAACATCGCGGAAATAACCGGGTTGCAGGGAATTGTTGAAAGGTCAAATACAGACAAGTATCTTTCAGAAAGGCTCGGTTTTCATGGAAAATCGATCCCTTTAATTGATCTCAGGTCTCTTTTCGGAATGCCGCACCGTGAATACGATTATTGTTCTTGCGCAATCATCATAGAGATTGACGGGTTAAGCGCCGGTCTTGTTGTGGATAGGGTAAGGGAAGTTGTGAAAATCCCCGGTTCTGATATTGAACAGGTGGATTATCACTCGAATAATGCGGTGCTGAATTACGCAATTGGAATGGAAAAAAATAAGGAAAAGAGGAAAGTGTTGTTAAATGTGCAGGAACTATTTGCATCTGTAAATAGGCGCACGGCTGAAGGGAGCAGAAAATGA
- a CDS encoding methyl-accepting chemotaxis protein: MNSFSKWYKNAKLGTKLLAAFLTVGLLPFSIMGYIALEKSSAALEKNAFNQLKAVREIKKTQIEQFFAERQGDIGVLTLTVNTLRDRAFQRLEAVHSIKVDQIREFLRANKLDNRNLFKYPETLAGINKIMQKRDGMGKTGETYLVGPDKLMRSDSFLDPVNHSVRASFANPEKGKVDTEAVRRGLAGESGSDVIVDYNGNPVLSIFSPLNVNGERWIVIAEMDVAEAFSPVDEEGKEFYAEYVKMYGYYDMFLIDPSGYVFYSASREPDYQTNMVNGKYASSNLGKLTRKVLETRQFALADFEPYEPSNGEPASFIAIPLVHKKDNEIEVIIALQLSLEAINKIMKQREGMGETGETYLVGSDLLMRSDSFLDPVNHTVSASFANPAKGKVDTEAAREAVAGNTDAKIIIDYNGNPVLSAYTPVKVGSTTWGLLAEIDESEAFSAINALKTLMAIIAIIGVASIIAVALVIARSISNPVIKAVEVLNELGKGNLNVSVETDREDEIGQMLSAVDKFSSDLSSVIREINMAAEQVNTGSAQVSDSSQSLSQGATESAASLEEITSSLTQIGSQTKLNAENASQANSLSTQAREMAEGGNKQMEEMVSAVTEINESSKNISKIIKAIDEIAFQTNLLALNAAVEAARAGRHGKGFAVVAEEVRNLAARSAKAAEETAELIEGSVKKAENGTAMAHRTSESLAEIVSGVTKVTDLVAEIAGASNEQAQGISQVNQALGQIDQVTQQNTANAEESAAAAEELAGQAINLKKMLARFTLKAENGRRSLPAYNHPNEKGMDRESNHKRNSRNVVISHSAPVKSGNGKGFHPGVKEKVRSTGNGKKENLVIALTDEEFGKF, encoded by the coding sequence ATGAACAGTTTCTCAAAATGGTACAAGAACGCAAAGCTGGGGACAAAACTGCTTGCAGCCTTTTTAACGGTGGGTCTTCTCCCCTTTTCGATCATGGGCTACATCGCTCTGGAAAAATCAAGCGCCGCGCTTGAAAAAAACGCGTTTAACCAGCTCAAAGCGGTAAGGGAGATAAAGAAAACCCAGATAGAGCAGTTCTTTGCTGAGCGACAGGGCGATATCGGAGTGCTGACACTGACGGTGAATACGCTTAGGGATCGCGCTTTCCAGAGACTTGAGGCGGTGCACTCAATAAAAGTTGATCAGATCAGGGAATTTCTAAGAGCGAACAAGCTAGATAATAGAAATCTCTTTAAGTACCCGGAAACACTCGCCGGCATTAACAAAATAATGCAGAAACGTGATGGTATGGGCAAAACTGGCGAGACATATCTCGTCGGGCCGGACAAGCTGATGCGCTCGGACTCCTTTCTGGATCCGGTAAACCACTCAGTCAGAGCGTCGTTTGCGAATCCTGAAAAAGGCAAAGTAGACACCGAAGCCGTAAGGCGTGGGCTTGCCGGAGAATCGGGGTCGGATGTAATTGTCGACTACAACGGTAATCCGGTGCTTTCCATATTTTCTCCTTTGAATGTAAACGGAGAAAGATGGATAGTAATAGCGGAAATGGATGTGGCCGAGGCATTCAGCCCTGTTGATGAAGAGGGGAAGGAGTTTTATGCGGAATATGTAAAGATGTACGGCTACTACGACATGTTCCTTATAGACCCTTCAGGCTATGTATTCTACTCAGCCTCCAGGGAGCCGGACTACCAGACCAATATGGTAAACGGAAAATACGCGAGCTCGAATCTGGGTAAATTGACAAGAAAGGTTCTTGAAACCAGGCAGTTTGCGTTGGCCGATTTTGAGCCATACGAACCGAGCAATGGGGAGCCAGCTTCATTTATCGCTATTCCTCTAGTGCATAAAAAAGACAATGAGATTGAAGTGATTATCGCTCTCCAGCTTTCTCTCGAAGCGATCAATAAGATAATGAAGCAGAGGGAAGGAATGGGGGAAACTGGAGAAACCTATCTGGTAGGCTCAGACCTTCTTATGAGGTCCGATTCGTTTCTTGATCCGGTCAATCATACCGTATCGGCGTCATTCGCGAACCCGGCAAAGGGTAAAGTGGATACCGAAGCTGCAAGAGAGGCGGTCGCAGGGAATACCGACGCAAAGATCATTATCGATTACAACGGTAATCCTGTTCTCTCCGCGTATACTCCTGTGAAGGTAGGCTCGACAACATGGGGGCTTCTTGCGGAGATAGATGAATCAGAGGCGTTCTCGGCCATCAACGCCCTGAAGACATTGATGGCGATAATAGCGATAATAGGCGTCGCTTCGATCATCGCCGTTGCGCTGGTTATTGCCAGGTCGATATCCAATCCGGTAATCAAGGCGGTTGAGGTTCTCAATGAGCTTGGAAAAGGAAACCTCAATGTTTCTGTCGAGACGGACAGGGAGGATGAAATCGGCCAGATGCTTAGCGCCGTGGATAAATTTTCAAGCGATCTCAGCAGTGTAATTCGGGAGATCAATATGGCGGCGGAGCAGGTAAACACAGGCTCGGCGCAGGTTTCGGATTCAAGCCAGTCGCTTTCCCAGGGAGCTACAGAGTCAGCCGCGTCCCTTGAGGAAATTACAAGCTCGCTTACCCAGATAGGATCGCAGACGAAACTGAACGCAGAAAACGCGTCTCAGGCAAACAGCCTATCAACTCAGGCGAGAGAAATGGCAGAGGGCGGCAACAAGCAGATGGAAGAGATGGTTTCGGCTGTGACGGAGATCAATGAGTCCAGCAAAAACATCTCGAAGATCATAAAGGCGATTGACGAGATCGCTTTCCAGACAAATCTGCTCGCTCTGAACGCCGCGGTAGAAGCGGCTCGCGCGGGGCGTCACGGAAAAGGATTCGCAGTTGTCGCTGAAGAAGTTAGAAACCTGGCGGCAAGGAGCGCGAAAGCGGCTGAGGAGACCGCCGAACTAATCGAAGGTTCCGTGAAAAAGGCGGAAAATGGCACTGCCATGGCCCACAGAACTTCGGAATCTCTTGCCGAAATAGTTTCCGGCGTCACCAAGGTGACTGATCTGGTTGCAGAGATCGCTGGAGCGTCAAACGAACAGGCGCAAGGTATTTCGCAGGTAAATCAGGCGTTAGGGCAGATCGATCAGGTTACACAGCAGAATACGGCGAATGCCGAAGAGTCTGCGGCGGCGGCTGAGGAGCTTGCAGGACAGGCAATTAACCTCAAGAAAATGCTTGCAAGATTTACGCTAAAGGCGGAGAACGGCAGGAGAAGTCTTCCCGCATACAACCACCCGAACGAAAAAGGCATGGACAGGGAGTCAAACCATAAGCGGAACAGCAGGAATGTGGTTATCAGCCATAGCGCTCCAGTAAAAAGCGGAAATGGTAAAGGCTTCCACCCCGGTGTGAAGGAGAAGGTGCGTTCAACAGGTAACGGCAAAAAGGAGAACCTGGTGATCGCCTTGACGGACGAGGAGTTTGGGAAGTTTTAA
- a CDS encoding chemotaxis protein CheW, with the protein MAKASEDMVLDDIFDEDEDTQKDMYLTFQIQEEVYGIEIRYVTEIIGLQKITAVPDMPDFIKGMINLRGKVIPVMDVRTRFSLPFREYDNRSCIIVVNMSDNSAGLIVDRVREVVNIPESEIEPAPRMQKQRKSMYVQGMGKVGDEVKILLDVNKLLEEEELELVGSIAEEPNKDKTGK; encoded by the coding sequence ATGGCAAAAGCGAGTGAGGACATGGTTCTGGACGATATTTTTGACGAAGACGAAGATACCCAAAAGGATATGTATTTGACGTTTCAAATCCAGGAAGAGGTGTACGGGATAGAGATAAGGTACGTTACAGAAATTATCGGTCTGCAGAAAATAACAGCGGTGCCGGATATGCCCGACTTCATTAAAGGGATGATCAATCTTCGAGGCAAGGTTATACCGGTAATGGATGTTAGGACAAGGTTCAGTCTCCCTTTCAGGGAGTACGATAACCGCTCCTGCATAATAGTCGTGAATATGAGCGACAACAGCGCGGGATTGATCGTAGACAGAGTAAGGGAAGTTGTAAACATCCCGGAATCAGAAATTGAACCAGCCCCAAGGATGCAGAAACAGCGAAAGAGCATGTATGTGCAGGGAATGGGCAAGGTAGGAGATGAAGTGAAAATACTTCTTGATGTGAACAAGCTGTTGGAAGAGGAGGAGCTTGAGCTTGTCGGCTCCATAGCGGAAGAACCTAATAAAGACAAAACCGGTAAGTAA
- a CDS encoding chemotaxis protein CheA — protein MSGEFSDDIVQEFVADSQEMLDQIEPQLIEMTKGIADGTVDDQLINSIFRLFHSIKGGAGFLNFNTIQKVTHEGETLLDMLRKGEMQLTPRHVDLMVSTADFLRGLLHRVEMQLNDSGAEEDATTVMKELSKAILDGGSKFAEIMGEQTIEPDDAIEKDSEVVREMEVTADMKSNFVRETTELLDEIEQMIIALEKDPGSGDLVENIFRCIHTVKGNCGFFGYSDMEKLAHSAETALDFARTNPGKFDKDFSRIFLSVIDSLRKALKGISENEDGEIKELLVFTKFLGELVDKHKNSGKKKNKSKSDKEQEDINIDLDAGLNILMSDDTGSARTSSKDVPEPGREFETGTYDRRATDRKNSGRQDIRVDLKKLDALMELVGELIVAENMVIQNPDLEGYEFESFEKASLHLHKITRDLQDITMSIRMIPVSNTFRKMIRLVHDLSQKVGKEVELNLVGEDTEVDKTVIELISDPLVHIVRNAIDHGLESPEKRKLAGKNPKGTITIQASHEGEEVLIAVTDDGRGLDKKKILKKGIERGLVSGDGSNLSDDDIYKLVFEPGFSTADNVSDISGRGVGMDVVKRNLEKIKGRVEIKSTPGTGSKFTIRIPLTLAIIEGMLVKIGDSSYTIPLLAIRESIRPNPSQITLVDGEEVVNLRGKFLPIIRLGELHRVKANKENLHEGILVIVDFQEMNFAIFVDSLIGQQQTVIKGLPGYMKDVRGVSGCTILGNGDVSLVLDVGTLWSITEKRKRTPDETKSLEYV, from the coding sequence ATGTCAGGCGAATTTTCAGATGATATTGTCCAGGAGTTTGTTGCGGACAGCCAGGAGATGCTTGACCAGATAGAGCCGCAATTAATCGAAATGACCAAAGGCATAGCAGATGGCACCGTAGATGATCAGCTCATAAATTCGATTTTCAGGTTGTTCCATTCAATAAAAGGGGGCGCTGGCTTTCTGAATTTCAACACTATTCAGAAGGTTACGCATGAAGGCGAAACCCTGCTGGATATGTTGAGAAAAGGGGAGATGCAGCTTACTCCAAGGCATGTTGATCTGATGGTAAGCACTGCAGACTTTCTTCGCGGACTGTTGCATAGAGTAGAGATGCAGCTTAACGACAGCGGCGCTGAAGAGGACGCGACGACAGTAATGAAGGAATTGAGCAAGGCTATCTTGGACGGAGGCTCCAAATTCGCAGAAATCATGGGCGAACAGACGATTGAGCCTGATGATGCCATTGAAAAAGACAGTGAAGTTGTCCGAGAGATGGAAGTTACGGCTGACATGAAAAGCAATTTTGTCAGGGAGACGACGGAGCTTCTCGACGAGATAGAACAGATGATAATCGCGTTGGAAAAAGATCCCGGAAGCGGTGATTTGGTCGAGAATATATTCAGGTGCATTCACACGGTAAAGGGGAATTGCGGATTCTTCGGCTATTCCGATATGGAGAAGCTGGCCCATAGCGCCGAAACCGCGCTTGATTTCGCAAGAACCAATCCCGGGAAATTCGACAAGGATTTTTCCAGAATATTTCTCTCTGTCATAGATTCGCTTCGCAAGGCATTGAAAGGGATTTCGGAAAACGAAGATGGGGAGATAAAGGAACTCCTTGTATTTACAAAATTCCTGGGCGAGCTGGTTGACAAACACAAAAACAGCGGAAAGAAAAAAAACAAAAGCAAAAGTGATAAAGAGCAGGAGGACATTAACATTGATTTAGATGCCGGGCTCAATATCTTGATGTCGGATGATACCGGTTCGGCCCGGACAAGCTCAAAGGATGTGCCGGAGCCGGGCAGGGAATTTGAAACGGGAACGTATGACCGAAGGGCCACCGACAGAAAAAATTCCGGAAGGCAGGATATACGAGTCGACCTTAAAAAACTTGATGCCTTGATGGAACTTGTTGGAGAGCTTATCGTCGCTGAAAATATGGTAATTCAAAATCCTGACCTGGAAGGCTACGAGTTTGAATCATTTGAGAAGGCCTCCTTGCATCTTCACAAGATTACCCGTGATTTGCAGGATATAACGATGTCGATAAGGATGATCCCAGTATCCAATACTTTTAGGAAAATGATCAGGCTGGTTCACGATCTTTCCCAGAAAGTAGGGAAAGAAGTGGAGTTGAATCTTGTTGGTGAAGACACGGAAGTAGACAAAACAGTGATCGAGCTGATCTCTGATCCCCTTGTGCACATAGTAAGGAATGCTATAGATCACGGTCTTGAATCGCCGGAAAAGAGAAAATTGGCGGGGAAAAACCCAAAAGGAACGATCACAATCCAGGCAAGTCATGAAGGCGAAGAGGTTTTGATAGCGGTAACCGATGATGGAAGAGGCCTGGATAAGAAAAAAATATTGAAAAAGGGGATCGAGCGCGGCTTGGTCAGCGGCGACGGTTCAAATCTCAGCGATGATGACATTTACAAACTTGTTTTCGAGCCGGGATTTTCGACAGCGGACAATGTTTCGGATATCTCCGGGCGCGGGGTAGGTATGGATGTTGTAAAGCGCAACCTTGAAAAGATCAAGGGGCGCGTGGAAATAAAAAGCACTCCCGGAACTGGCAGCAAGTTCACGATAAGAATTCCCCTGACGCTCGCCATTATTGAGGGGATGCTGGTGAAAATTGGGGACTCAAGCTATACGATCCCGCTGTTGGCCATTCGGGAGTCGATCAGGCCGAATCCGTCACAGATAACGCTGGTTGATGGAGAAGAGGTTGTTAATCTGCGCGGGAAATTCCTGCCGATTATCAGATTAGGTGAATTGCATCGAGTAAAAGCGAATAAGGAAAATCTACATGAGGGCATCCTTGTCATAGTTGACTTCCAGGAGATGAATTTTGCCATCTTTGTTGATTCGCTGATAGGACAGCAACAGACGGTGATAAAAGGTCTTCCAGGCTACATGAAAGATGTTCGAGGCGTATCAGGATGCACGATCCTCGGAAATGGAGACGTCAGTCTTGTTTTGGATGTAGGCACCCTGTGGTCAATTACTGAAAAAAGAAAGAGGACGCCGGATGAAACAAAATCTTTAGAGTACGTTTAA